From a region of the Seleniivibrio woodruffii genome:
- a CDS encoding efflux RND transporter periplasmic adaptor subunit yields MKKKLIYIAVALVVVLVIAAAAGKKKTKPEEAAKPDEGISVQTQTVQAQDVESFIDATGNLTAKNRAEVRSEVSSVIREVYVHDWVKVKKGDMLARIDSEEVAAVAAKAKAAAETAKAAYLESQTYQNRAEREYERMQNLSQSGLATRQQMDDATTDRAAAKARVASALAQVRAAEEDYRQASVRLGKTAITAPISGTLAARNANVGDMPGGDNSPALFIIVDDSIFDLNVSIPSVDIAGVGVGSRVEFTVDAFPSKIFDAKVAHVNPQVDSADRSVKVNIEVKNEENLLKSGFFVKARIYTGNRIKAVLLPQSAVFGTNTAERKAKVYVVENGAAKLKEVYTGNTYNGLIEITDGLKDGEQVVVRGGFTIKDGDKVSVGK; encoded by the coding sequence ATGAAGAAAAAACTGATCTATATAGCGGTTGCGCTGGTGGTGGTGCTGGTCATTGCTGCCGCCGCAGGAAAAAAGAAAACCAAGCCCGAGGAGGCTGCAAAGCCTGACGAGGGTATTTCCGTTCAGACGCAGACAGTTCAGGCTCAGGACGTTGAGAGTTTCATAGATGCCACAGGAAACCTCACGGCGAAAAACCGTGCCGAGGTTCGTTCCGAGGTCTCTTCTGTTATCAGAGAGGTCTATGTTCATGACTGGGTCAAGGTCAAGAAGGGCGATATGCTCGCCAGAATAGATTCGGAAGAGGTTGCGGCTGTTGCGGCGAAGGCAAAAGCGGCGGCAGAGACTGCAAAGGCGGCATATCTGGAATCGCAGACATATCAGAACCGTGCCGAGCGTGAATATGAGAGGATGCAGAACCTCAGCCAGTCAGGGCTTGCCACACGTCAGCAGATGGATGACGCCACTACTGACAGAGCGGCTGCAAAGGCAAGAGTTGCCTCCGCACTGGCACAGGTTAGAGCTGCGGAAGAGGACTACAGACAGGCTTCCGTCCGTCTGGGTAAAACTGCGATAACTGCTCCCATATCGGGCACACTGGCTGCCCGCAACGCAAACGTGGGCGATATGCCCGGCGGTGACAACAGCCCTGCGCTGTTCATTATAGTTGATGATTCCATATTCGACCTGAACGTAAGCATCCCCTCGGTGGACATAGCCGGAGTGGGTGTCGGCAGCAGGGTTGAGTTTACGGTGGACGCTTTCCCGTCGAAAATCTTTGACGCAAAGGTGGCGCACGTCAACCCGCAGGTGGATTCCGCCGACAGGTCGGTCAAGGTGAATATAGAGGTTAAAAACGAGGAGAACCTGCTTAAATCCGGTTTCTTCGTCAAAGCCAGAATTTACACAGGAAACAGGATCAAGGCTGTTCTTCTGCCTCAGTCGGCTGTTTTCGGAACAAACACTGCGGAGCGCAAAGCCAAGGTATATGTTGTTGAAAACGGTGCGGCGAAGCTGAAAGAGGTTTACACAGGTAACACATATAACGGTCTGATAGAGATCACCGACGGTCTGAAAGACGGCGAACAGGTGGTTGTAAGGGGCGGTTTCACAATCAAGGACGGGGATAAAGTCTCCGTTGGAAAATAG
- a CDS encoding TetR/AcrR family transcriptional regulator, translated as MDIKQDDARQRLLDAALKIFMTKGYAAASVSEIVQAAGVTKPMLYYYFKNKEGIYTELMMLSFREFDAMLARYSEPKSPIKDTLMNMFNELMVLQDERMDYVRLIYAMVYGPAQGAPAVDFEVFHTRMAAKIAEMIQAGIERGEFEPVDVADFSTLLISVLFFCMDSRVIDCAVSMSAEDMSRIIGKVFSKILIK; from the coding sequence ATGGATATAAAACAGGACGACGCAAGGCAGAGGCTTTTGGATGCGGCGCTGAAAATCTTTATGACAAAGGGCTATGCGGCCGCTTCCGTCAGTGAGATTGTTCAGGCGGCAGGGGTCACAAAGCCCATGCTCTATTATTATTTCAAGAACAAAGAGGGAATATACACCGAGCTTATGATGCTCTCTTTCAGAGAGTTCGATGCAATGCTCGCCAGATATTCCGAACCGAAAAGCCCTATAAAAGACACCCTTATGAATATGTTCAACGAACTGATGGTTCTTCAGGACGAGCGCATGGATTATGTACGGCTTATCTATGCCATGGTATACGGTCCTGCGCAGGGTGCTCCCGCTGTTGATTTTGAGGTGTTCCACACCAGAATGGCCGCCAAAATAGCTGAAATGATTCAGGCGGGTATCGAAAGAGGCGAATTTGAGCCGGTGGATGTTGCGGATTTTTCTACACTGCTTATATCCGTGCTTTTTTTCTGTATGGATTCAAGGGTGATAGACTGCGCCGTGTCAATGTCGGCGGAGGACATGAGCCGGATTATCGGAAAAGTATTCAGTAAAATATTGATAAAATAG
- a CDS encoding efflux RND transporter permease subunit: MFLSDLSIKRPVFATVIMLTLVVLGIFSYKRLSVEEFPNVEIPVVSIVTKYEGASAQSVETEVSKKIEEAVNPIAGVKKVFSYSSEGVSTVVVEFELEVDIDSVNPEVRAKIGTIRGDLPSDIEEPIIQKLDFNAMPVVSIAAESDVLSSRELTDVVDKTIKKRLESIQGVGKVDIVGAAEKEVNIVIDPLKLESLGVSAAAVMNGIKQENINTPLGRMTKQDGEYSVRVSGKSEYVDQLNRLTVTALDGRPVRLSEVAAIVDGIEEKRTTSLYNGKPAISLDILKQSGANVVQVVDDVLARVEKIKTELPADVRVTVVRDASQQIRDSLTDVEHTLIIGGFLTVLIVFLFINSWRSTVITGLTLPISVISAFIIIYALGMSLNVMTLMALSLAIGMLIDDAIVVRENIVRHVEMGKDHMTAAREGTAEIGLAVMATTLSVMAVFVPVAFMKGIVGRFFFSFGMTVAFAVAVSLLVSFTLDPMMSSRWHDPAIENPQGTWLGRRIHKFNQLFDRIAESYKGIIRWALQHRITISVVTTVSFFFGIFLFGTLQASFMADYDKGEFQVSFTTAPDASIYESENRLKAMLDSIKNIPEVEHTYGTIGSGDNGVVRKGVLYVKLVDMDKREKTQKEVEQIFRERFKTVAGVRTSIEEAGGLNSSNKPLVVTLQGDDIEQLKKTSAELKAKMREVKGIVDIDTSLEDDTPEYRIKVDRDKAAALGLNSQDVVNTVGILFGGNLASTFEEKDGDAVDIRVRLDEKYRQNPEQLMNLKLVVQSQNGGNVLVPLRNVATYEVDNTPSQINRQSLSRKVDVTANLDNLPIGTAVNLVKKEIETIKTPPGYTFSFAGEGEDMAESFGYMAEALILAVLMVYLVLAAQFESFIEPFAIMFSLPLSIVGMAGMLHLTGDTINIMSLIGLIMLMGLVTKNAILLIDYAKHLRGTGMERTEALVQAGRTRFRPIMMTTLAMIFGMLPLALAIGAGAEMRAPMARAVVGGLITATVLTLVVVPVMYTILDDMAVKVKRIFGGHA, encoded by the coding sequence ATGTTTCTCTCCGACTTATCGATAAAACGTCCGGTATTCGCCACGGTCATAATGCTGACTCTGGTGGTTCTGGGTATATTTTCATACAAAAGGCTTTCGGTGGAGGAGTTTCCGAACGTTGAAATTCCCGTTGTATCCATCGTAACCAAATACGAAGGCGCATCCGCTCAGTCTGTGGAAACAGAGGTCAGCAAGAAGATAGAAGAGGCCGTTAACCCCATTGCGGGCGTTAAAAAAGTTTTTTCATATTCATCAGAGGGAGTTTCCACGGTGGTTGTGGAGTTCGAGCTTGAGGTGGATATCGACTCGGTTAACCCGGAGGTCAGGGCGAAGATAGGCACCATAAGGGGCGATCTGCCGTCTGACATTGAGGAACCCATTATCCAGAAGCTGGACTTCAACGCAATGCCTGTTGTGTCAATTGCGGCTGAGTCCGACGTGCTCTCCTCAAGGGAGTTGACGGACGTGGTGGACAAGACCATCAAAAAACGCCTCGAATCCATTCAGGGCGTGGGTAAGGTGGATATTGTCGGTGCGGCTGAAAAAGAGGTCAACATAGTCATCGACCCTTTGAAACTTGAAAGCCTCGGAGTTTCTGCCGCCGCCGTTATGAACGGTATAAAGCAGGAGAACATAAACACTCCCCTCGGCCGTATGACAAAGCAGGACGGAGAATACAGCGTCAGGGTTTCCGGTAAGAGTGAATATGTGGATCAGCTGAACAGGCTGACAGTGACGGCTCTGGACGGCAGACCCGTCAGGCTGTCGGAAGTTGCCGCCATCGTTGACGGCATAGAGGAGAAGCGCACCACATCGCTCTATAACGGCAAACCTGCGATATCTCTGGATATTCTTAAACAGTCCGGCGCAAACGTTGTTCAGGTGGTGGACGATGTTCTCGCCCGTGTGGAGAAGATAAAGACGGAACTGCCTGCGGACGTTCGTGTTACTGTTGTGCGTGATGCATCCCAGCAGATCCGTGACTCGCTCACAGACGTTGAGCACACGCTTATCATAGGCGGCTTTCTCACCGTGCTTATAGTATTTCTTTTCATAAACTCATGGCGTTCAACGGTTATCACGGGACTTACCCTCCCCATATCCGTTATATCCGCCTTCATAATAATCTACGCTCTGGGGATGAGCCTTAACGTTATGACGCTCATGGCGCTATCCCTAGCCATAGGTATGCTTATTGACGATGCAATCGTTGTGCGGGAGAATATCGTCCGGCACGTTGAGATGGGCAAGGATCACATGACGGCCGCCCGTGAGGGTACGGCGGAGATCGGCCTTGCGGTCATGGCTACAACCCTTTCGGTCATGGCGGTTTTTGTTCCCGTGGCTTTCATGAAGGGTATAGTGGGAAGATTCTTCTTCTCATTCGGAATGACAGTGGCATTTGCCGTTGCAGTCTCCCTTCTGGTCTCCTTCACCCTTGACCCCATGATGTCGTCACGATGGCACGACCCCGCAATAGAAAACCCGCAGGGAACTTGGCTCGGCAGGCGAATCCATAAATTTAACCAGTTATTCGACAGAATAGCCGAAAGTTACAAGGGGATAATACGTTGGGCGCTTCAGCACAGGATAACCATATCTGTGGTGACAACGGTGTCATTCTTCTTCGGAATATTCCTGTTCGGAACCCTTCAGGCCTCCTTCATGGCGGACTATGACAAGGGCGAGTTTCAGGTCAGCTTTACAACCGCCCCCGATGCATCGATTTATGAGAGTGAGAACAGGCTGAAAGCCATGCTTGATTCCATAAAGAATATTCCGGAGGTTGAGCACACCTACGGAACCATAGGCTCAGGCGACAACGGAGTTGTCCGCAAGGGTGTTCTGTATGTCAAACTTGTGGATATGGACAAACGGGAGAAGACCCAGAAGGAAGTGGAGCAGATATTCCGTGAGCGATTCAAAACCGTTGCGGGTGTGAGAACCTCAATAGAGGAGGCGGGCGGTCTCAACAGCTCAAACAAGCCTCTGGTGGTCACTCTGCAGGGTGATGATATCGAACAGCTTAAAAAGACCTCCGCAGAACTGAAAGCAAAAATGCGTGAAGTGAAGGGGATCGTGGATATAGATACTTCTCTTGAGGACGATACCCCTGAATACAGAATTAAAGTGGACAGGGACAAAGCCGCCGCTCTGGGGCTTAACTCTCAGGATGTTGTGAATACCGTCGGTATACTTTTCGGCGGCAATCTGGCATCCACATTTGAAGAGAAGGATGGAGACGCAGTTGATATCAGGGTCAGACTGGACGAAAAATACAGACAGAACCCCGAACAGCTTATGAATCTGAAACTTGTGGTTCAGAGCCAGAACGGCGGAAACGTTCTGGTTCCGCTGAGAAACGTTGCCACATATGAGGTGGACAACACCCCTTCACAGATAAACAGACAGTCCCTTTCCCGCAAGGTGGACGTGACTGCGAACCTCGACAATCTGCCCATAGGCACAGCTGTGAACCTTGTTAAAAAAGAGATCGAGACAATAAAAACGCCTCCCGGCTACACATTTTCGTTCGCAGGCGAGGGCGAGGATATGGCCGAATCTTTCGGATATATGGCCGAGGCTCTGATTCTGGCCGTTCTGATGGTTTATCTGGTGCTTGCGGCACAGTTCGAATCCTTCATCGAACCGTTTGCGATCATGTTCTCTCTGCCCCTTTCAATCGTGGGTATGGCGGGCATGCTTCACCTTACAGGCGACACCATAAACATCATGTCGCTCATAGGGTTGATAATGCTGATGGGATTGGTGACCAAGAACGCAATCCTGCTGATAGACTATGCCAAGCATCTTCGGGGAACCGGAATGGAGAGAACCGAAGCACTGGTTCAGGCCGGACGCACAAGGTTCCGCCCCATCATGATGACCACGCTGGCAATGATATTCGGTATGCTCCCGCTGGCACTGGCAATCGGTGCGGGTGCGGAGATGAGAGCCCCCATGGCGAGAGCCGTTGTGGGCGGACTTATCACGGCCACCGTACTTACGCTGGTGGTGGTTCCGGTCATGTACACCATTCTGGATGATATGGCTGTGAAAGTGAAAAGGATTTTCGGAGGTCATGCATGA
- a CDS encoding diguanylate cyclase: MPRIKLFVFISILLFSGYVTTNIVSYQAAKESLRSSIINTSLPLTRDNIYSEIQRDLMRPIFISSLMANDTFLKDWAIDGEHDVERVKRYLLHIMEKYKFFASFFVSESTGNYYYYNGILKKISEDVPRDRWYYKFTAKPEPYEVTVDTNQAARNTMTIFINHRVLDYDHKLIGVTGVGLEFDRIKNMLSEYRVRYDRDIYLVDTKGNIQVGARSGGITEANIKKAEGIAEIAPQILQVNYVSGNFEYDYKGEHMLLTSRYIPELDWYLLVVQNQNAALKSIWQNFVKNTMIGFVLTLLILGVIISMLNYYQNRLECITETNLVTGSYNRSDFVRTFETKAGEAKRNRSSLSVVIMDIDDFRGINDRFGHICADNVLERVSLVIAAELRQNDIMTRWGGDEFIVLTACSAEEANHLAMRIQDRINNDKDILKLTEKETVSVSVGISVLAEDDNEASITYRAETALSDAKEIGSNTIRTL; encoded by the coding sequence ATGCCAAGGATTAAACTTTTTGTATTTATCAGTATCTTGCTGTTTTCCGGCTATGTGACGACAAATATAGTCAGTTATCAGGCCGCAAAGGAAAGTCTGCGCAGCAGTATCATCAATACCTCTCTGCCTCTCACCCGTGACAACATCTACTCCGAGATCCAGCGTGACCTTATGCGCCCCATTTTCATCTCTTCGCTCATGGCAAACGATACCTTTCTGAAGGACTGGGCCATCGACGGCGAACACGATGTTGAGAGGGTGAAAAGATACCTCCTTCATATAATGGAGAAATACAAGTTCTTTGCTTCTTTCTTTGTTTCCGAATCCACCGGAAACTATTACTATTACAACGGAATACTCAAAAAGATATCTGAAGACGTTCCCCGTGACAGGTGGTATTACAAATTTACTGCAAAACCTGAACCCTATGAGGTCACAGTGGATACGAATCAGGCCGCCAGAAACACCATGACCATCTTCATAAACCACCGTGTGCTGGACTATGACCATAAACTTATCGGTGTTACAGGTGTGGGGCTGGAGTTTGACCGTATAAAAAACATGCTTTCCGAATATCGTGTCAGATATGATCGTGACATATACCTTGTTGATACCAAAGGAAACATTCAGGTCGGAGCCCGCAGCGGGGGGATAACCGAAGCAAACATAAAAAAAGCCGAAGGGATAGCCGAGATAGCCCCGCAGATTTTGCAGGTGAACTACGTATCCGGCAATTTCGAATATGACTACAAAGGGGAGCACATGCTCCTCACATCCAGATATATACCCGAACTGGACTGGTATCTTCTGGTGGTTCAGAACCAGAACGCCGCCCTTAAGAGCATCTGGCAGAACTTTGTGAAAAACACGATGATAGGTTTTGTGCTGACCCTGCTCATTCTGGGAGTGATAATCTCCATGCTTAATTACTATCAGAACAGGCTGGAGTGTATCACTGAGACAAACCTTGTTACCGGAAGCTACAACCGGAGCGATTTTGTGCGAACCTTTGAAACAAAAGCCGGGGAAGCAAAAAGGAACAGGAGCAGTCTGTCTGTTGTTATAATGGATATCGATGATTTCAGAGGAATAAACGACCGTTTCGGCCACATCTGTGCCGATAACGTCCTTGAGCGTGTTTCCCTTGTGATAGCCGCCGAACTGAGGCAGAATGACATTATGACCAGATGGGGAGGAGACGAGTTCATCGTTCTCACCGCATGTTCCGCAGAAGAGGCGAACCATCTTGCAATGAGGATTCAGGACAGGATAAACAACGACAAGGACATTCTTAAACTCACGGAAAAAGAGACTGTTTCAGTTTCCGTGGGCATTTCCGTTCTGGCCGAGGACGACAACGAAGCCAGCATAACCTACCGTGCCGAAACCGCTCTTTCAGACGCAAAGGAAATAGGCAGCAATACCATCCGCACCCTTTGA